Genomic window (Sphingomonas sp. S1-29):
CGTGAATGTCGTTCCGGTGCCTGCCTGACTTTCCACGAGCACGTCGCCGCCGGATTGCTTGGCGAAGCCGAACACCTGACTCAGACCCAGACCGGTGCCTTTGCCGACGTCCTTCGTAGTGAAGAACGGCTCGAATATCCGTGATAGGTTTTCCAGGGTTATGCCGCTCCCGGTGTCGGTGACGCTGATCGTTACATAGGAACCTGGTCGTTCGGCATGATGACGCACCGATGGAATTGACGAAGCTGGTCGGACGGTGAGAGTCAGACTTCCTTCACTGCTCATCGCATCACGCGCATTAACAGCCAGGTTCAGGATGGCGGTATCGAACTGGGCCACATCGGCTTCAGCGTGGAACGGTTCCGGGGGCAGTTCGACGTTCAGCGCGATGCGGCTGCCTAAAAGCGAGCGTACCATCTCGGCAACGCCAGCAACCTTATCGCCAACGTTAAACACCTCGGGCTTTAGCGGCTGACGACGCGCGAAGGCAAGGAGCTGCCCTGTCAGCTTGGCCCCACGATCAGCGGTGTCGGAGATCGCGTCGATGTAGCGCCGACGATTCTCGTCTGTAATGTCGGCGCGGCGGAGAAAGTCGGCAGCAGAACGAATTACGGTCAGCAGGTTGTTGAAGTCGTGCGCGACGCCGCCCGTGAGCTGTCCAACCGCATCCATCTTTTGTGCTTGGTTCAGCGCCTCGTTGGCCACCTTTTCACCCGTAATATCGCGAGCTACGGCATGGATGAGGCTCTGTTCGGGAACAGCGGACCAGGAGAGCCAGCGATAGCTCCCATCCCGGTGCCGATAGCGGTTTTCAAACCGTAGCGTTGTCATGCCATCTGTTAGCCGGAGCGTTTCGGATCCAGTCGCGGGCTGATCATCAGGATGCACGAAGTCGAGATATGGCCGACCGATCAGCTCGTCACGTTCCCATCCCAACAGTGCGGTCCAAGCCGGGTTGACCGACACGATTGTGGCATCGAATTGCGCAACTAGCATCAGGTCTGTGGTAAGACGCCACATGCGATCGCGCTCGGCGGTGCTTTCCGCGACCCGCTGTTCCAATGTCGCGTTAAGTTCGCGAAGCCGGTCTTCCGTCGCCTTACGCCGGGTGATGTCTATAGCCGTGCCGATTGCCCGTATGCAGCGTCCCTCGTCGTCGAAGATGCCGCGGCCTTTGGCCGCTACCCAGCGAGTAATGCCGTCTTCCTTGCCAATCGTCCGGTATTCCACATCGTAGGTAGCGCGACGCTCCGGATCGAGGGCGCTAGCAAAAGCTGCCTCTGTTACGTCGCGATCGTCACGATGCAGACCAGCGTAGAAATCGTTCATGCTGCACGAGACATCCGGCGAGATGCCAAACATCGCCTTGGTACGTGGCGACCAGTTGAGCACGTTGGCGGTGAGGTCCAAGTCCCAGGTACCGATCTCGGCCGCGTCTACCGAAAGCTTGAGCGTGACTTCGTTGAGGGCGAGCCGTTGTTCCGCAAGGGCGCGCTCTGAGCTAAGCACGGCGTTCGCTGCCTGTAATCCGACGAGCTGGTCGCGTTCCATCGTGACGTCGAGCTGGCTGGCGAAAAAATAGGTGAGCTTGCCCGCTTCGTCGCGGACAGGTGCCAGCAGCAGCCGATTCCAAAAAGGAACACCGTCCCGCCGATGATTGCGGATGTCGATTTCGATCGACCGTTCCTCGCGAATGGCATCGCGAATTGCTTGTACATCCTCAGGTCGAGTTTCTGGACCCTGTAAAAAAC
Coding sequences:
- a CDS encoding hybrid sensor histidine kinase/response regulator; translation: MRVSNEIDYPGSGTGEDAARIEAEFSENRTTHDPFASAVRATRMPIVVTNPRLPDNPIVFVNDSFCQLTGYSRHEIVGQNCRFLQGPETRPEDVQAIRDAIREERSIEIDIRNHRRDGVPFWNRLLLAPVRDEAGKLTYFFASQLDVTMERDQLVGLQAANAVLSSERALAEQRLALNEVTLKLSVDAAEIGTWDLDLTANVLNWSPRTKAMFGISPDVSCSMNDFYAGLHRDDRDVTEAAFASALDPERRATYDVEYRTIGKEDGITRWVAAKGRGIFDDEGRCIRAIGTAIDITRRKATEDRLRELNATLEQRVAESTAERDRMWRLTTDLMLVAQFDATIVSVNPAWTALLGWERDELIGRPYLDFVHPDDQPATGSETLRLTDGMTTLRFENRYRHRDGSYRWLSWSAVPEQSLIHAVARDITGEKVANEALNQAQKMDAVGQLTGGVAHDFNNLLTVIRSAADFLRRADITDENRRRYIDAISDTADRGAKLTGQLLAFARRQPLKPEVFNVGDKVAGVAEMVRSLLGSRIALNVELPPEPFHAEADVAQFDTAILNLAVNARDAMSSEGSLTLTVRPASSIPSVRHHAERPGSYVTISVTDTGSGITLENLSRIFEPFFTTKDVGKGTGLGLSQVFGFAKQSGGDVLVESQAGTGTTFTIYLKLVSANGVKPIDRPDAEQSAHAPNASVLVVEDNVGVGEFATTMLQDLGYRTTWAADAYAALDLLAQDDLMFDVVFTDVIMPGMTGIELGEEVRRRYPGLPIVLTSGYSHVLAENGHHGFDLLQKPYSVEAMSRVLRRAVRHL